One part of the Xanthocytophaga agilis genome encodes these proteins:
- a CDS encoding CCC motif membrane protein yields the protein MQQDPTFNQGGMGFQQPLPNATIVLVLGILSIVLCCCYGIFGLGLGITTLILAKSDMARYRSNPDMYTLSSYNNLNAGRICAIIGVVLSSLSLLYFIFIIVMVGIDALSDPGLMQERMKDIFGN from the coding sequence ATGCAACAAGACCCTACATTCAATCAAGGTGGTATGGGATTCCAACAACCCTTACCAAATGCTACTATCGTACTTGTATTAGGTATTCTCTCTATTGTTCTTTGTTGTTGTTATGGGATTTTTGGGCTAGGTTTGGGTATTACAACGCTTATATTAGCCAAGTCAGATATGGCTCGTTATAGAAGTAATCCTGACATGTATACTCTAAGTTCCTATAACAATCTAAATGCAGGGCGAATCTGCGCCATTATAGGTGTAGTTCTTTCTTCTTTATCGTTGTTGTATTTTATTTTTATTATCGTCATGGTTGGAATCGATGCATTAAGTGATCCAGGATTGATGCAGGAACGTATGAAAGATATATTTGGAAACTAA
- a CDS encoding TolC family protein, producing MRRNSQTHKVFGWRSRFAVKARILSITRMLIFCLYVLFQGLPFTASAQLASDKKPTATVESKTMSSQDFLQRILKYHPVARQAALLSEQAHNEIRYARGSFDPKLEANYENKELKGSTYYHRWDSQLKIPFWIGEIKGGFQRGVGNYINNENYTSTSGLIFAGVSIPLPISQDFLIDQRRSTLRQAQVFRNIAEADRVKEINKLVFNATKEYWEWYLAHNEYTMLRENYELANIRYKAVKGRVVEGDLAGIDSVEAQTILQDRLIRLTQVEVDLLNARIRLSNYLWGENDTPLEMPADIAPEQFDVTHRVEMEATLIRLRDMAQANHPELQKLTFKNEQLTIERRFLRDRFKPNLRVNYNLLSSPTYNTDGRILPSTVDMAYLQNNYKWGFEFSYPLFLRKERGKLALNEVKIEQNNLERQQTSREILNNIQTTYNDLRNLDSLIRLQQINIANYRRLRDAEVQKFENGESSLFLINSRETKYIDEQIKLFSLKTKYAKERAELLWSAGLSDWNQLAE from the coding sequence ATGCGAAGAAATAGCCAGACACATAAGGTCTTTGGCTGGCGATCGCGCTTTGCAGTCAAAGCACGCATTCTATCTATCACAAGAATGCTTATTTTCTGTTTGTATGTTCTGTTTCAGGGATTGCCTTTTACTGCTTCAGCTCAATTGGCATCAGACAAAAAGCCAACAGCAACGGTTGAGTCTAAAACCATGAGCAGTCAGGATTTTCTTCAACGAATTTTAAAGTATCATCCTGTAGCCCGGCAAGCAGCCTTGTTGAGTGAGCAGGCACATAATGAGATTCGGTATGCACGAGGTTCTTTCGATCCTAAACTGGAAGCCAATTATGAGAATAAAGAATTGAAAGGATCTACTTACTATCATCGATGGGATAGCCAGTTGAAGATTCCTTTCTGGATTGGAGAGATAAAAGGGGGATTTCAGCGTGGTGTAGGCAACTATATTAACAACGAGAATTATACCAGTACCAGCGGTTTAATCTTTGCTGGAGTATCTATTCCGCTACCCATCAGCCAGGATTTCCTGATAGACCAGCGACGTAGTACTCTCCGGCAGGCACAGGTGTTTCGTAATATTGCCGAAGCAGATCGCGTAAAGGAAATCAACAAACTGGTTTTCAACGCGACTAAAGAATACTGGGAATGGTATCTGGCTCACAACGAATACACAATGTTGCGTGAAAATTACGAACTAGCCAATATACGTTATAAAGCAGTAAAAGGTCGTGTTGTAGAAGGTGATCTGGCAGGCATTGACTCAGTAGAAGCACAAACCATATTGCAAGACCGTCTGATTCGCCTGACACAGGTAGAAGTAGATTTATTGAATGCACGTATCCGGTTGTCTAACTATCTGTGGGGAGAAAATGATACTCCATTAGAGATGCCTGCAGATATTGCACCAGAGCAATTTGATGTAACCCATAGAGTAGAAATGGAAGCTACTCTGATACGTCTTCGGGATATGGCACAAGCAAACCATCCGGAATTGCAAAAATTGACTTTTAAAAATGAACAACTTACTATCGAAAGACGCTTTTTACGGGACCGTTTTAAACCAAACTTACGGGTTAATTACAATTTATTGAGTAGCCCTACGTATAATACAGACGGCCGTATTTTACCTTCAACAGTGGATATGGCTTATTTGCAAAACAATTATAAGTGGGGATTTGAGTTTAGTTATCCTTTGTTTTTACGAAAAGAACGAGGAAAGCTGGCTCTCAATGAAGTAAAGATTGAACAAAATAACCTGGAACGCCAGCAAACATCCAGGGAGATTCTGAACAATATTCAAACTACCTACAATGATCTGCGAAACCTGGATTCTCTGATTCGGCTGCAACAAATCAATATTGCCAACTATCGTCGGTTACGGGATGCAGAGGTACAGAAGTTTGAAAATGGAGAAAGCTCTCTGTTTCTCATCAATTCACGGGAAACCAAGTATATCGATGAGCAGATCAAATTGTTTTCGCTGAAAACCAAATATGCAAAGGAACGGGCAGAATTGCTCTGGTCAGCAGGTTTATCTGACTGGAACCAGTTAGCTGAATAA
- a CDS encoding DUF2752 domain-containing protein, producing MFRYLNGLGATILLTSYQDIVEWISHHLLTCPFKKVFLIDCPGCGLQRSIVALLRGDFKESWHMYPATLPMLLLIGFIFVNSRINFRYGIWIVKILSGIVFLIIISSYILKIKNHQLF from the coding sequence ATGTTCAGGTATCTTAATGGGTTAGGAGCCACAATCCTTCTTACTTCCTATCAGGATATTGTTGAGTGGATAAGTCATCATTTGCTGACATGTCCTTTTAAGAAAGTATTTCTGATTGATTGTCCGGGTTGTGGATTACAGCGTTCTATTGTTGCTCTATTACGTGGTGATTTCAAAGAATCATGGCATATGTATCCAGCTACATTGCCTATGCTCTTATTGATCGGGTTTATTTTTGTAAACAGCCGGATTAATTTCCGGTATGGAATCTGGATTGTAAAGATTTTGTCTGGTATTGTTTTTCTGATTATTATTAGCAGTTACATCTTAAAAATAAAAAATCATCAATTATTTTAA